The DNA segment GGCGGCCCCGCCAGCGCGGTGATCGCCGCCCCGTCCACGCAAAGGCGTTTCACGTCGGTCGTGGGAGTCGGGACCATGACGTCGACGCTCGAACTCGCCCGATTCGTCCAGGAGACCGACTACGACGACCTCTCGGGCGACGTCCGCGACGCGCTGAAGCGACGCGTGCTCGACTCGGTCGGGATCGCGATCGCCGCCGAGGTCGCGGAGCCGACGAAGATCGTCCACCGGACGGTGACGGAGCTCGAAGACGGCGGGCCGTGTACCCTCTGGGGTCGCGACGGCGGGGCCTCGCCCGTCCAGGCGGCGATGCACAACACCGCCCTCGTCCGGTACCTCGACTACATGGACTCGTTTCTCGCACCCGGCGAAACGCCGCACCCGAGCGACACCATCGCAGCCGTCGTCGCCGCCGCGGAGTTCGCCGAGTGCACGGGCGAGCAGCTGCTCGCCGGCATCGCCATCGCGTACGAGATCCAGGCGGAGCTCGCGTGGAACGCGCCAGTCCGGGACGAGGGGTTCGACCACGTCACCCACACGGTGATCGCCGCCGCGGCCGGCGTCGCGAAGGTGCTCGGGCTCGACGAACTGGAGACCCAGAACGCCATCGCCATCGCCGGGACGGCCCACAACGCGCTGCGGGTGACCCGCACCGGCGGGATCAACGAGTGGAAGGGGATCGCCTCGGCGAACGCGGCGCGCAACGCGGTGTATTCCGCGATGCTCGCCCGCAACGGGATGGACGGGCCGCGGAACCTCTTCGAGGGACAGAAGGGGTGGCAGGACGTCATCTCGGGTCCCTTCGATGTCGACCTGACGCCCGGCGAGCGCGTCCACGACGTGATGACCAAGCGCTACGTCGCGGAGACCTACGCCCAGTCCGCGGTCGAGGGCGTCGTCGAACTCGCCGAGCGCGAGGGCCTCGATCCGGCCAACGTCTCCGGTATCACGCTCGAGACGTTCCGCGGCGCGAAGCTCATCATCGGCGGCGGCGAGGGCAACCGGTACGAGGTCGAGAATCGAGCCCAGGCGGATCACTCCTTGCCGTACATGCTGGCGGCGGCGCTGCTCGATCGGGACCTCTCGCTCGCCCAGTACGAGCGCGAGCGCATCCTCGCGGCCGACGTCCAGGACCTCCTCCGGGTCGTGGACGTGACGGCGGACCCCGACCTCACTGAGCGCTTCGAGGCGGGCGAGATGCCCGCAGTCGTCGACGTCACGATGGACGACGGCACTACCTACCGCGTAGAGAAGGACGCCTTCAGAGGACACCCGAC comes from the Halovivax cerinus genome and includes:
- a CDS encoding MmgE/PrpD family protein: MTSTLELARFVQETDYDDLSGDVRDALKRRVLDSVGIAIAAEVAEPTKIVHRTVTELEDGGPCTLWGRDGGASPVQAAMHNTALVRYLDYMDSFLAPGETPHPSDTIAAVVAAAEFAECTGEQLLAGIAIAYEIQAELAWNAPVRDEGFDHVTHTVIAAAAGVAKVLGLDELETQNAIAIAGTAHNALRVTRTGGINEWKGIASANAARNAVYSAMLARNGMDGPRNLFEGQKGWQDVISGPFDVDLTPGERVHDVMTKRYVAETYAQSAVEGVVELAEREGLDPANVSGITLETFRGAKLIIGGGEGNRYEVENRAQADHSLPYMLAAALLDRDLSLAQYERERILAADVQDLLRVVDVTADPDLTERFEAGEMPAVVDVTMDDGTTYRVEKDAFRGHPTDPIGWDGLEEKVDTVAGESLPDDERDELVETIRTLEEHDVTELTALLA